The Triticum urartu cultivar G1812 chromosome 5, Tu2.1, whole genome shotgun sequence genome contains the following window.
TTAATCTGATGATGGGTGATAAGGAAGTTCCTCCCAACTAATTGCTTTGCCTCATTTATGCTTTGTTGACTACGACGCCTGTGTCCTCTGTGCATGAGTGGCAGGTTAGGTGAAGGGTACACTGCATACATTTTTTGTTCTTGAAAGAAGCAATGATTGATGCTGAGGACCATTTATTGTGTCACATTTTTTCCCTGCTCCATCTTAAGATGCCTTTTTAAAAACTTGGGCGGTGGAATAGTATGATACTAGGATGTGCAAAAGCAGGGAGTTGACTCTTTTTGCAACTACTATTGTTCTCTAGAGAGGTTTAGATGAGTAGTTTGTGGAATCAGAACCTGTTCCTCACACTCTACTGTTTGTGAATCATGCTGGTTTAACATAGCTGGGTCCACTAATTTTACAACTCAAAATCTTGAAATTCTTGATTCACATTCTAGTTCTTCCAGTCTCAACTCGGTTATGTCTTGAAAATTTGTACAGACTTGTTTTTGCGCAATTAACCCAAGTGACCTTTGAACGCTTGAAAAATCATATATCATGGCCTAATTGTTTTATGTTGTTTGCACATGCATGCCTGCATTTATTTAAAGTATCTTGCTGCCTTGGTGAAGATATGCTGTCACCATGTTCCCACTAAATCAGCTCACAGAATCTTCTCATTTTCTGCAGGCATTTTGGCATCTGAGCCCAACAGCTAGCAGATGGCAGGCGGCAGAGTTGCACATGCGACCCTCAAGGGGCCGAGCGTGGTGAAGGAGATCTTCATTGGACTCACCCTTGGGCTGGTTGCTGGTGGTATGTGGAAGATGCATCACTGGAACGAGCAGAGGAAGACGCGATCCTTCTATGACATGCTTGAGAAGGGGCAGATCAGCGTCGTTGTCGAGGAGTAGTTCTGAAGTGCTGAACCAGAAGTTCTACATCTCGAAGTCTTTTGTCATTTTGGTTTTGCCAGTAATTTCTGAAACTCTCTGGAGAGCATGACAGAGTGATTGCTGTGGAGATTGTCATGAAAATAAGCACACCACCATTTGAGAACATCGAACCATTTTGAATTTGCTTTTTGTCGTATCAAATATGTCTTGTCTCATAtgtgttgcaaaccaattcaggGATTGGAAGGCTTCCCTCTGACATGAATATGATTTAGATTTCACTGTCATCCTTTTGGAAGTGAGCTCACCCTTTTGGCTTAATGCAATGGTGGGATGCCTAACAAGCTACTCCTTATGTTTGATATTATCATGAATGGAACAAGCACCATCATTATGACCTATAACTGGTGCTCTTCTATCTGGTGATGTCATTTGGTT
Protein-coding sequences here:
- the LOC125508139 gene encoding cytochrome c oxidase subunit 5C, whose amino-acid sequence is MAGGRVAHATLKGPSVVKEIFIGLTLGLVAGGMWKMHHWNEQRKTRSFYDMLEKGQISVVVEE